Genomic segment of Nostoc sp. TCL240-02:
AACCCCAACTAGCCAGCACTTTTTTGCCATCATCGGTATGTTTATGGTGCTGTTTAACGGCGCACTGTTACAAGCATTAATCAGCCCACAACCCCAACCTGTTGTCTTAATTTGGGCAGGATTACAAAAATTTGGTGCTTCAATAGGCGTTTGTTTGGCTGTTATCAAGCTAATTTTTTCCCCATTCGCGCTGCTAATTGCTGGTTTTGACCTGTTATCAGGAGTATTGATTTTCTGGTACTTGTTTCGCTTGCGTACTTTTACACCAGGATACACTTATGAGCAACCAACCGCATAAACCTTACGGCACTCCTGAACCAACATATTCAGGGAATAAACGTTCCTTGATTTTAGCTGGTGGTGGAATGCGTGTAGCTTACCAAGCTGGAGCTATCCGCGCCTTACTCGAATCAGGACTATGTTTTAATCATGCGGATGGTACTTCCGGCGGTACGATGAATTTAGCAATGCTGCTATCTGGACTATCGCCGATTGAGATGTGCGATCGCTGGCGGACTTTGAATGTTAAAGATTTTGTCTCCTTTATCCCTCTAGAAAAATACCTCAAAGCCTGGGATTTGTTGTCTATGGGAGATGCAGACGGCATTATTGATCGCGTTTTCCCCCACTTGGGAATTGATATCAGCAAAATCAATGCCTCGCAGGGAATGGAAGGTACATTTAATGTTTGCAACTTTACTCACAAAACCAATGAAGTCATTCCCCACGATCGCCTAGATTTAGATTTATTGGTTGCAGGGATTTCTCTCCCCATCTTTATGCCACCTGTACAGAAAGGTGATTATCTCTACATGGATTCCGTGTGGATTAAAGATGTTAATCTCATGGAAGCGGTGCGCCGGGGTGCAGATGAACTTTGGGTATTGTGGTGCATTGGCAACAGTAGCGAATATCAAACGGGAATTTTTAATCAATATGTCCACATGATGGAACTGAGTGCGAACGGGGCATTTTTTGAAGAGTGCGATCGCATCAATGAAATCAACCAGAGAATTTTGCAAGGGGAGACAGTTTACGGACATACCCAACCGATCAAACTCCACCTCATCAAACCCGCTTATCCTTTACCTCTTGATCCTGATTATTACTTGGGGAACATTGATGGTGCAACTTTAGTTGATATGGGTTACGCCGATGCTAAACAATATTTGCAAACCATGTCACCCGCAGGATTGCCCCTTCAGCCAGACGCGACCCGAATGCCCAACAACTTGCCAGGAATGACTTTCCGTGAAAGGATGGCGGGTGGATTTGTTTTAAATGAGACTGACCCGATCCAGGGTGCAGCAAAAGGCAAAGCGCACAATTCCTCACTCTCATTACAACTGACAATTAACATTTGTGACTTAAAACGTTTTTTGGGTGATACCACTTACACTGCTAGTATTGCTGGTAATATTAGTTTTGCAGATTTTGGCGAACACATTCCCCTCAAAAGAGGCGTGTTTAACCTGTTTGCTCATAACCATAATCCCGAATCTAAATACATTACTTATGAACTTGCTTTTGAACATGGTAATCAAGATTACTACTTAGTAGGCAAGAAAGAACTGCATAACGATCCGGGATTTGATTTGTGGCAAGACATGACAACTATCTATACTTACTTACATCAAGGTACAGATGAAAACAGTCCGATTATCGGTGCAGGAATTTTAACCCTAGATGTGGGTGACGTAGCCAAGTGCGTTTCCGGGTGGCGAATCACTAACGCCAAGTCACTGGCAGAGAAAGCTACATTATTGGCAGAGTTTGGTAGTTTTTTCTGGGGCAATATTTGGGAAACTTACCAACCGTAAATTCCAAATTAAACCTCTGCTGAGTGGAGTATAAAGGTTTAAAGGTGTAGGGAAAATACATTTTCATGTTTAGTTGTGCAATTTTCTCTTGAATCCTTCCTGCCTTCTCCCAAAGGGAGACGCTAAAAGCGATCTGCCTTCTGCCTTTTTTCACAACTTTTCAGGAGATATTAACATGAGCGATCGCCTTACGCCTTTACCCTCATCATTCTTATTCGGTGTTGCAACTGCTGACCATCAGTGTGAAGCTTACGATTCCCAGTTTGAAGATATTCGAGATGTATGGGAACGTCGTCGCGGTATTACGGTCAGGGGTCGAGCTACTGACTTTTGGCATCGCTACGCTGAAGATATCGCCTTAGCTCAGTCCCTTGGTTGCAAGTCCTTCCGGTTTTCGATTGCTTGGTCACGGGTAGAACCTGAACCCGGTAAGTTCAGTGAAGAAGCTTTTGAACATTATCGCCAAGTAATTGAAACTATCAGATCGCATGGTTTAGAACCAATTGTAACTCTGCATCACTTCACTCATCCCATCCATGTAGAAGCACGGGGGGGGCTAACTGCGCCAGAATTTCCAGCTATTTTTGCTAACTACGCCACAGAAGTCGCCAAGCGTTTGGGTCATTTGGCACGTTATTGGATTAGCTTTAACGAACCTAGTCAATTAATTTACGGTTACATCAAACCTTGGTGGGAAAGAGCCTATTTTATGCCCCCAGGTTTGGAGCGTGGTGCGACTTTTGCCGATCAAATGACCGCCGTGCAGAAACTCATGCGGAATTTGTTTGTTTCCCATACACGCGCCAGAAAGATTCTCAAAGAATACAACCCAGATGCTCAAGTGGGAGCAAACCCCATGTTATTGGGTCTGCCTCTATGGTTGCAGAAATTGGTGGATCGCAATGTCACTAATCTGCGTCGTCCCGAAGATATGATTTCCCAGGGTAAACGTTTTACTGAGCGTAGTTTGTTGGAAAAGGGAAAAGTTGATGTTGTCATTGCTAATTTGACTATTACCGCCGAGCGACAACAGCAAGTAGCGTTTTCGGAAACTTATTATCAGGCGGGGCAATTTCTCTTAGTCAAAGCCAGCAGTCCCATTCAGCAACCAGAAAATCTAGCTCAGAAAACAGTAGCAGTTGTCAAGAGTTCGACGGCGGAATCTGCCATAGAATACCTGTTACCCACAGTTGAAGTCAAAGTAGTAGAAGATTACGCTGATGCCTTGCAAGCCTTGGATTATGAGCAAGTGAGTGCCATTCTTGCAGATGACACAATTCTCTTGGGTCTGATGAGACAACAACCAGGGCAATATCGACTGGTGGGTAAAAATGGTGAAGGGCTGACAGTAGAGAACTATGGCGCAGCTGTAGTTAAAGGCGATCGCGCCCTCTTGAATATTGTAGATACAGTAGTGCGACAGTTTAAAGAATCCGGGGCTTGGCAAGCTAGCTATAGTCATTACTTCCCCAATCAACCCGTCCCACCTGTACCAAAAATCGGCAGACGTTCAACCCTAGCTGACATCACCACAGGCGGATCTTCTAGTCCAACTATCGGACAGCCTCAACCCGGTACACCACTGCGACGTATTCAAGACCGTGATTATTTAGTTGTCGCAGTCAAAGAAAACGTACCTGGCTTTGGCTACCGCGACCCCAAAACCGGAGAATTTAGCGGCTTAGAGATTGATTTAGCGCGTTTAATTGCCAAGCAAATCTTCGGCGATCCCAGCAAAGTGAAATTTATCGCCGTTTCCACCCAACAACGCTTACCCGTACTGCGATCGCTCACCCGCATCTTTGACCCAATTTTCAAGATTTTCAGCGTACTTTCCACATCATTGACAAGTAACTGGTGGCACTTAGGTATGGCTGGGAAATTACCCACATTTCTCTGTCCTCAAGAATGTGTAGGTCAACAAGATTTTGTTGGTTTTGACTATTACTGGGGGATTAGCAATCTCCGACTCAACCGCATTCAACAATTAATGGATGCTGCTTTTGGACGTTTTAGTAATGCGCCAGTTTGGTCTGGTGTTCTCTACGATATGCTCAAATTCCACGCCCAGTTATTCCCCGATAAAGAGATTATGATTATTGAGAATGGCTGTGTAGAAGTAGCCGATAAAGTCGTCAAGCGTGAAGACTACATTCGCCAGCATCTCCAACAAGTGCAACGCGCCCGTCAAGACGGGATAAACGTCATCGGTTACGTCTCCTGGTGTATCACCTCTAACCGCGAGTGGGGTCTGAAATTTGGTCCAGATAGCGATTTTGGGCTATATCACATTGACCTAGATACAGACCCAGAACTCAAACGCCAACCAACCCCAGCCGCTAACTTATACCGCGATATCATCAAACAAAACAGCGTCTAATACCAATCCAAAATTCAAAAATCCATATTTTACAAGGGTTTCTGAGAAATATGTATTGGTGAATTTTGGAGCAATACGGTTCAGTTAGTGCCAAAAACCTTTCAGGACTTACGCAAAAACTCACTGAAAATCTTATTCCTTTGTGTCCTTTGTGTCCTACCCTACGGGAAGCCGCTCCGCGTCTATGCGGTTCGTTTTTTCTTAATTTTCGCTAAGTCTTGTCCTTAACTGAACGGTATTGAATTTTGGAGGATTGCTACAAACCACAAACCCTCCAAGTTTAAAAAATCATATATGTAGAGACGCACAACTTCGCCTCTCTACATCTCACTCAACCCCTTAATACCCATGCCCAAAACAGTTTTCATCACCGGAACATCCAGTGGAATTGGGAAATTCACCACCATATACTTCGCGCGACAAGGCTGGAACGTTGCAGCCACGATGCGAAACCCCAGCCAAGACCAGAATTTCCGTGAATTTTCTAACATCAAAGTATATTTTTTAGATGTTACAGATAATAACAGTATTCAAACTGCGATCGCTTCTGCCATCCAAGATTTTGGTCAAATTGATGTTTTAGTAAATAACGCTGGTTATGGTGTAGATGGTGTATTTGAAGCCATGACTGATGAAATAATCGCCAAACAATTCAATACCAACGTCTTTGGCTTGATGCGAATCACACAAGCGATCATTCCCCATCTGCGTCAACAAGGTGGTGGCACTATTATTCAAATTGCCAGTATGGGAGGACGAATTACTTTCCCTTTGTATAGCATTTATCACAGTTCCAAATGGGCGGTAGAAGGGTTTAGCGAAGCTTTGCACTATGAATTAGAACCATTCAATATCAAAATTAAAATTATTGAACCAGGTGTGATTAAAACTGAATTTTACGAAAATAATCGAGCGATCGTGCGTGATGATTTGCCCATGTATCAACCATTAGTAGATACTGCACAAAGGGTATCCCAAGAAGCGGGAAGAAAAGGAGAGCCGCCAGAATTAGTTGCTCAGGCAATATTTAAAGCAGCCATTGATCATAGTTATAAAATGCGCTATCCCGTTGGTCAACCTGCGCCCATTTTGCTCATGCTACGTAAATTGTTGCCCGATTATTGGTTTTTCTCCATCATCAAACGTATTTATAAAGTATAAATATACCTAGAAAAAATTATCTGCTTACCTGAGATTTACCACAATATAATTGGTAAACCTGCAATGATAGAGGCAATACCTGTCCAAAGAGTGAACTGTTCAAGGTTTCCTTCATCCAAAGCAAGACTCATTTGCTTAATTGCTGATAATAGTCCAGCTAATAGTAGTACAAAGAATGCAAAATATCTCAAAGCAATCATACTTTGCCCTACTTGAATGTAAAAGTAAACATAATAGGTTTCTAACAGGCTCTACCATGTTTTTCTGTTTCAGATTTAGCACTTTAGAGGCTACAGCGATAATGATTGATTTTGAACCTTGAGATAGGTTATTGCGTCAGTATGTTGATCAACAGGGTCGTGTAGATTATATTGCTTGGAAAACAGAGCAACCTCAAGTGCTAGGAGATTAGTTGTCAAGTCAAAAAATCTGGACTTTACATCTCATTGCAACACTTTTGAGCAATTGGAATTGTGAATCAACCAAATAAATTTACTTTAACGACTAGTACAACACGGCGGAAATAAACCAATCATTCCAAATCAACAAAACCCTGATGCTGTATTCATTTTTAATTTTTAATTTTTAATTCCGCCTTGCGGTACTAGCTACTTATAAAACCAGATTCACCACGCTTGAAATGGAACTAAGCACAGGGGTTGACATTTGCTGTTACTATTTCCGCAGTGCTGTATTAGCATCATAATCAGGCAGTATAGTTTCTACGTCACGCAAAGTGCGGAAAGCATATCCACTTAAGCCAATAAGTAACATCCCTAACGAAGAGATGAAGTACAAAACTGCCATACCCGAACCTTTTCCCGTACCGAATATCCAGCCTAATATGGGGACAAGACTACCATCTGGCATCATTGCAGGTTCAAAAATATAGTCGGCTAGTGGCCCAGCTATCAAATAAGCAACTGTTGAAGCAATCAACGTTACAACCTTTAGAGTCGCAAAAACACGTCCTTGTATCTGAGGATTAACCTTGGTTAGCCAGATAGCATCACAGGAACTGCCAAGTATGGGAAAATTCAGAGATGAACAGAATTGAGCTGGAATCCAAATCAATGGTGTCTTAGCTAGACCAAAGATAATTTTGCCCAAACCAACACCGATCATACCAAGTAGCACCCCATCTATACGACGCTTAAAACCACCCCAGGTATTGATGAGCAATACCCCAACTATTCCACCAATTCCTGCTGCTGAGGCTAAAGTGCCTAACACCTTAGCATCATTGCCAGTCAGCGCTAGAACCATCGGTGAATGGATTGAGAGTCCAAAGTCATAGGCAAATGTAAATACAAATGCTAACACTAGCATGGCAAGCAAACTTGGACGTACAGCAATGTAATGCCAACCAAAGTAAATCTCCTGCTTCCAATTAGTGAAACTTTGAATGTTTACTGTTGTCATACTAGGTTGTGGGATATGTACTCCTAAAACCGTGGTGACAGCGAATACAAAACTCACAATATCGATAATTAATATCCCAACAAGCCCAATAACTGAGTAGAGAATGCCTGCTAGTGTTGGCGCGATGATACTAGAACCGTAATCAGCTAAAAATCTCAGACTGCTAACACGACTGTAGTGCTGCTTGGGCATCATCGTAGATATAGATGTTGAGTAAGCCAGTTCTTGAATTACCTCAAAAATACCTTGGATAGCGACAGCTAAGTATAAATGCCATAATTGCAGATGTGTAGTTGAATAAAGTAGTAAGACAGCGATCGCTACAACACCACTGACTGTATCCCCAACTATCATTAGATATTTACGGTTCCAACGATCTACAATAAACCCAGCGATAGGAGCAATCAATACTTGTGGCAATTGTGCAAACAACCCAAATAACGCTATTGCTGTAACCTGATGCGTTAGTTCCCATATCCAGATAGTGAATGCGAAGCCAGTCATGCCACTACCAATAATAGAAACGGTTTGACCAAGCCAAATAATGATGAATATACGCACTTGTATGAGTCTTAAATAATAGGTTTGTGGCGGTTGGCAAATTAACCTTCAATTAATCTTGATGGTTCTTTGATAGTTCTATTACCTGATTGTGGCGGACAGATTTTTCCCGGTAGCGATGTTGGTACATGACAAAGCCACTTATAAATAAAATCAAGGGTGATAATCCGACAAATACGTAGAGAATGCGCGTGGATAAACCACCAAATGTACCATAGTGTAGGGGAGTAAAAGAGTTGAGGATGCGATCGCCCAATGGCATTTTTAAAGCATTATCAACTCGCAAAACTTTACCCGTGTATTGGTCAAGATAAACATTACTCTGACCACGTTCGGCATTTTCCTGGGGTAGCTTAAAGCTAATTGTCAAACTGTCTTCAGGTTGACCAGGAAAGGAAATACTTCTGACCATAGCACCTGGCAAGGCAGCATCAGCAATCTTTAGTTGTTCTGCAAGTCGCAACGGTAACTGACCAGGCTTGGGCACAGAAACAGGTTCTGGTTGCTTTTTAGTAAATGTTACTGCATAAATGATGGGTTCAGTGAAGTCGTAGAAATTCCAGCAGAAGCCAGTAAAGGCAGTCAGTGTCAGGAACACCACTGTAATAATGCCTGCTACTTTATGAATGTCGAAGTTCAGCCGCTTTGGATGAGCATTCCACTTAATCTTGAATCCTGCAATCAGCCTGCGCCATCCAGGCCAGAGAATGACACCCGTAATACTCAGAACGAGCAACAGCAATGCTATAACTCCGACGATGGACATCCCAATGTCTCCAGCCATCAGATTATAATGAAGTTCATACAACAAAAGAATCAATGTTCTGTCCGATCGCTCACCCATGATTGCACCAGTATAAGGATTGACAAAAACATCTATCCCTTTGTCATCAGTAGCAACGAAGGCAAACATAATTGGTTCATTTGACTCTGAAGGGATATAGACTTTATTAAGTTTTAAGTCCTTTCGAGATGAATCATATTCCGCTTTCACAGTATTTACTACTGACTCTAGAGACAGTGGCGCTTCTTGGGGAGAGATATATCCAAACTGTTGGGCTACTAAAAAGTGGTTAATTTCCTTCTGAAAGACCAATAAACTACCTGTCAAGCCAATTATAATTAGCACAAATCCCATAGCTAAACCGAGGTAGCGGTGTAGAGTAAATGCCCAGTTACGGAATGTCTTGGATTTCATTGCAGATACCCTTTACATACATTGATTACCCTTCTCATTCCTTCTGTTGAAGGGGAAGAAAACTGATTCCTTCTCCCTCGCCTTACTAAAAGGAGGTTTAAAGAGAATTTAAAAACTGAATGAAATTGTGCCATGAACTGTAAAAGGTGCTTGTGGGAATACATAAAAGCCGTTGGTTTCGTAGTATTTCACATCAAACAGATTTTTGAAATTGAGTGCGGCTCCCCAATCATCACGTTTGTAGAAGATAGTCGCATCGGTTCTAACATAGGAAGGAAGAGTAAACGGATCGCTCTGGTTAGTAATGCGATCGCCTATAAAAAATAACCCTGCACCAAAACCGAACCCTTGCAAATCACCACTCTGGATTTCATAAGTTGTCCATAGACTAGCGCCGTGATAGGGTGCATTTACCAAACGCGAACCTTTCAAAGAAGGATCGTTGTCTTCGCTGACATAGGCATCATTTAGGAAACCAGAAGCTACTATCTTCCAACCGGGTGTAATTTCTCCTGCCACATCCAGTTCAATTCCGCGACTTTTTACCTCTCCGACTGCAAAGAATACATCAGGATTATTAGGATCAACTGTCGGTATATTGGTCTTTGTAATATCATAAGCTGCTAACGTCAGCGATATCTGACGGCTCAGATCGGCTTTAATCCCGACTTCATACTGAGTACCCCGCGAAGGCTCCAGTGCTTCTCCATTCGACCTAAAATTATTGGGTACAAAGGAACGGCTATAACTGATATATAGCGAGATTGGTTCTATTGGCTGATAAACTAATCCGACACGCGGAGAAAAGGCTGTATCATAAAAATTAGATTCTTCTGGATCACTACCATTAATTGTGTCAGAAATGAATTTATTCTTGTAATCAACAAAATCATATCTGCCGCCGACGAGCAATTTCAAATTTGGCAGCAATGTCACTTGATCTTGTAAATAAATTGCTGCTGTATTTGTGGTTGAATCGGACTTTACTGCATAGGTAAAACTTTCACGGGATGGAATTTCATATCTATAGACAGGAGCGAAGATATTTAGTGATGAAATACTTGCTTGATCGAGTGAATAGTTACTAATGCTTCTACTAAATTCCACACCAAAAAGTAGCTGATGTTGAATTGATCCAGTTTTGAATTCACTAATCAAATCGGTTTGCAGCGATAAATCGTTACTTTGTCCAGGAGAAAGACCTGTAGAGTAGTCTCGCGATAAGATATCGCCAACTAACTCATTAGGATTAATGTGTGTATCATTTGTCTCAATAAATTGACCAGATAAATTACTCCGCAGACGCAAGTTTTCATTAAATCGATGGTTTAGGGTTAAAGCAAAGCGGTTATTTTCAATATCAATCGAGTCGCTTGGTTCGCCTAAATTCCGGCTGATAGGGAGGTTAAGAAAAACACTATTAGGTAAAAAACCACGATCGAATACTCTATTGACCTTTGTGTATTCGTATTCTAAAGAGATGTTTGTGGCATCATCAATCTTGTAGCTGACAATGGGAGAGATAGAGAAAACATCCCCATTGACAAAATCACGAAAACTACCAGAGTTTTCATAGGCAATATTGAGACGATATAAAAGATTTTTCTCTGGAGTTAGGGGCCCAGAAATATCAATGGACGAACGATAAAAACTGTAACTTCCTACTGTAAATTCACCTGCGTAGTAGGGTTCATTTAACGGTTGTTTTGTGACGTAATTGACAATACCACCTGGTTCAAATTGACCATACAGCACTGAAGCTGGGCCTTTTAGAACTTCAACCTGTTCGACGTTTGCGCCATAGATAAAAGCGTTTTGAGTTTTGAAGCCATTTCTCAGGATGTTTGAGTTGACAAATCCCCGAATCGTTAAGTCATCTACAGCGCCGCTATAGCCTGTTCCCACTGATACACCAGACACGTTACGGGCTGCATCTGAAATCCGAGTGATTCCCTGCTCCTCAATTACTTGTTTAGGTACAACTTGAATGGACTGAGGAATATCGCGCAGTGGAGTGTCGGTTCTGGTTGCAGTTGATGTTTCAGGTACACGATATTTATCTTGTTCACCCGTCACTACCAGTTCAATCGGTTCATCACTCGCCGAGGAAGGTTGACTTGGCGGAGTTTTTATTTCTGGCTGATTTGCTTCCGGCTTTTGTGGTATTTGTGTTTGTTGTCCCTGCGATGTGGAAGAGGCAGCACTAGCCACACTCAAAATCAAACCCTCGTCAGGACTGTCAAACAACTCTACAGTCGGTACACTCGCCTCACCAATCACCGTGACTCGGATAGTATTGGCATCAAAGTTTGCCACCGTTATCTCAGTAATACTTGCAACTGGCCGCTCCGAGCGAAATGTAAATGTATCACCTGAAGGTAAGCGTAGTTGTGCGTTGGGAATATCAGCGATAAAATTATTGCCCGAACTGCGATTCACCAGTTGTAATTTTTCACCAAGGGCAGTTTGTAAGATCACATCCACACCCTGAGTGGTGGGATTAGCCTTAACTGCACTCACTGGTACAATTTCCGTGGCACTCTCTTGGCTGAGTTGTGGTGGTTGTCGAAGTATCTCTGCACTCTTGCCAGGATGTACTAACTTACTTATTCGTTGAATCTCTCTGATTGTTTCCCCAGTAAATGGTTGATTGGAATTAGCATCTGTTGGAGTTGACTTGAGATGCTCTGATACACCTATCCCTACTTCTTCACTTCTAGCAGCAGTTGCGATCGATACAGTCAAAGAGCTTGTTAATAACAGGTAGGGAAGCAATTTTTTCAGTTTCATTCCAAATTCAGATCCTCACGTCTACTAGTCGTGTTAAAGCTTAATAGAAAAGTTTTTCATTTCAAATCTGAAATTAAACTATTTTAGCCATAAAGTAAAGTGAGAATATATTGCAAGATTCTTGATAGTCTTTATCAAAGTTTTTCAGTCTCCTAAAGCCACAAGATAGTTAGTCTCTTAAACAGATGCGCTCAAATTGATACAGACAGAAGATAAATTTCATTAGAGAAAATGCTCTAATAGCCAATGTTGCAAGCTTCAGACAGATATTAATTAATTCAATTAGTAGTATATAATTATACTACTAATTGAATTGAAATTCCTTAATACATAGCAGGAAAATCAGAACTATACCTTTTAAGGTGAGTAAAAATTTGTTCAATGAATTCCTCTTTAAGTTCTTGACTATGTATTCTGTAAGTCTATAGTAGTTAAATAAAATACTAGCATTATTTATAGACACTGAGTAAAAACAATAGTTTTTATGAGTCACCTTGAAAGGATAGTCCTGTATCGGTTACTGATACCAAAATTTAGCAATATATCAAACCAGCAGAAAGACAACAATATATAAAAAACTGATGATCAAAATTTTATTGATAATAATTATCTATTAATTACTAGTTGCTTAAAGGAATCTATTCCATTAGACTAAGCATAATTAATTGAAAGAAACTCTCAATAAAGTCTTAATTTGATATTTGCAATAGCATTCAGTACTTTGCAAAAAAATCTCGTTTTTTGAGTTATCTATACGTTAACTTTCAAGAAACACGAGCTGAAACCACTATAAAATGGTAAATTTGGGTGGAATGAAGTGTTTATTTCATTTGTAGCGGGTGCTGTGCCGCCAGTTTTTCTTGCCTTTTATCACTAAATTAAGGATTTTGGGCTTTCTACTTAGTGCTTAAAAACCCAGATTTTTTAGTGCAAGATGTGAGCATCTATAGGAATCATATTTGATTTTTGAACAAAATTAGGTATTGTAGGGTGTGTTAGAACGTAGTTCGTAACGCACCATTATCAAGGGTTTGGTGTCGTACTCTCTGCGATAACACAACGCCAGGTCGCTCAAGTTGGGAAACCCGCCCATGCGACTGGTTCCCTTACGTATCTTTTCAGAAATCAAATTGAAATCCTATATCCTTTCTATGTATTAATGCTGGCTAGGATTCGTAAAATTTCAATTATTTCTACCCCTCCCGACTACCCTGTCATGCCTCTTTTTCAGCTACTTCTATAAAGATGGTAGTCAATAGAATTTCGATTTCACATAGAGAAAAGAACAATGTAAATACAACAGTCTATATTCTTGTGTAAAATTATTTTGCATCAAAAAAACTTATGAATATTGTAGATTTTTCAGTGTTGTTAATATGCTGTTTAAGTTTTGGATTTAGCTGTATTGAATCAAGTGTTAATCTGGATAGCCTTCATTGGGGATTTATGTATGTGCAAGCCCTCGATCTAAAAAGAGGCTTAATTCCTTATCAAGAAACATTCACTATTTATGGGATTCTGACAAGCTGGATTCAAAGTCTTTCTCTAACTTTATTTGGAGAAAGGATGATATCTATAGGTATAGCTACTGGTATCTTTTATTCTGTAAGTATTTTTTTGTCATATCAAATATTTTTAAAAATTCTGCCTAAATATTTTGCCTATTTTTCAACTCTTGTGATTTTTCTTTTGCATACGTATATTATCTATCCATGGTCAAATTACTACTCATATACATTTTTATTATTATCGGTACTGGTATTTATTAATGCAAGAAAAAACACTAATTATATGTTTTTTTCTGGATTCTTTTTAGGATTATCTTTATTATGTAGATACTCATCAGTTCAAGCAACATTACCTCCTTTCTTGCTATTTTTTGTTTACGAAACTCTTTTAAAAAGAGATAGCAAAAAAACCAATTTTTCAAACATTTTGTTTTTTAGTTTAGGATTTTTAATTCCAATA
This window contains:
- a CDS encoding TonB-dependent siderophore receptor, yielding MKLKKLLPYLLLTSSLTVSIATAARSEEVGIGVSEHLKSTPTDANSNQPFTGETIREIQRISKLVHPGKSAEILRQPPQLSQESATEIVPVSAVKANPTTQGVDVILQTALGEKLQLVNRSSGNNFIADIPNAQLRLPSGDTFTFRSERPVASITEITVANFDANTIRVTVIGEASVPTVELFDSPDEGLILSVASAASSTSQGQQTQIPQKPEANQPEIKTPPSQPSSASDEPIELVVTGEQDKYRVPETSTATRTDTPLRDIPQSIQVVPKQVIEEQGITRISDAARNVSGVSVGTGYSGAVDDLTIRGFVNSNILRNGFKTQNAFIYGANVEQVEVLKGPASVLYGQFEPGGIVNYVTKQPLNEPYYAGEFTVGSYSFYRSSIDISGPLTPEKNLLYRLNIAYENSGSFRDFVNGDVFSISPIVSYKIDDATNISLEYEYTKVNRVFDRGFLPNSVFLNLPISRNLGEPSDSIDIENNRFALTLNHRFNENLRLRSNLSGQFIETNDTHINPNELVGDILSRDYSTGLSPGQSNDLSLQTDLISEFKTGSIQHQLLFGVEFSRSISNYSLDQASISSLNIFAPVYRYEIPSRESFTYAVKSDSTTNTAAIYLQDQVTLLPNLKLLVGGRYDFVDYKNKFISDTINGSDPEESNFYDTAFSPRVGLVYQPIEPISLYISYSRSFVPNNFRSNGEALEPSRGTQYEVGIKADLSRQISLTLAAYDITKTNIPTVDPNNPDVFFAVGEVKSRGIELDVAGEITPGWKIVASGFLNDAYVSEDNDPSLKGSRLVNAPYHGASLWTTYEIQSGDLQGFGFGAGLFFIGDRITNQSDPFTLPSYVRTDATIFYKRDDWGAALNFKNLFDVKYYETNGFYVFPQAPFTVHGTISFSF